From Dryobates pubescens isolate bDryPub1 chromosome 22, bDryPub1.pri, whole genome shotgun sequence, the proteins below share one genomic window:
- the SERPING1 gene encoding LOW QUALITY PROTEIN: plasma protease C1 inhibitor (The sequence of the model RefSeq protein was modified relative to this genomic sequence to represent the inferred CDS: inserted 1 base in 1 codon), giving the protein MPPVRAASPALLESWHFCGAHPCALSGNESLVLQQVGGWVCDASHGLLPGVLPTMPTQLQLLLLNTVHLHSMDQGPWYHVLTATWCMPLEAKQTVPMPCLCPGHPPCLVPTRTRCSFTEPHLQVLVPPRLRPSALSLVVLVPRVPREXLGALEWTLGHPHTFLEPLRWAARTPPRATALALPCLRLNHAVDVLALRRGAAGFRLFPAAELRGLAGGLAVAAEAARHWAPLALDETGVEAAGAKGTPVARTALVLEALRPFLFILRHDDGFLG; this is encoded by the exons ATGCCACCTGTCAGAGCtgcatctccagccctgctggagtcGTGGCACTTCTGTGGAGCCCACCCGTGTGCCCTGAGCGGCAATGAGAGCCTGGTCCTGCAGCAGGTCGGTGGCTGGGTGTGTGATGCCAGCCAcgggctgctgccaggagtgCTGCCCACCAtgcccacccagctccagctgctgctgctcaacaCTGTTCACCTCCACAGTATGGACCAGGGg ccctggtaccatgtgctcacagccacctggTGCATGCCACTGGAGGCCAAGCAGACAGTGCCaatgccctgcctgtgccccggACACCCACCCTGCCTGGTGCCCACCAGGACCAGATGCTCCTTCACTGAGCCCCACCTGCAGGTCTTGGTACCCCCAAGACTGAGACCTTCTG cactgagcctggtggtgctggtgccaCGGGTGCCCCGGG CTCTGGGGGCGCTGGAATGGACACTGGGACACCCCCACACCTTCCTGGAGCCGCTGCGGTGGGCAGCCCGCACCCCTCCCCGTGCCAccgccctggcactgccctgcctgcgCCTCAACCACGCCGTGGATGTGTTGGCACTG CGCCGAGGTGCCGCAGGCTTCAGGCTGTTCCCGGCGGCGGAGCTGcgtgggctggcagggggcctggcggtggcagcagaggctgcacgGCACTGGGCACCGCTGGCGCTGGACGAGACCGGCGTGGAGGCAGCGGGTGCCAAGGGCACACCGGTGGCACGCACAGCCCTGGTGCTTGAGGCCCTGCGACCCTTCCTCTTCATCCTCCGGCATGATGATG
- the UBE2L6 gene encoding ubiquitin/ISG15-conjugating enzyme E2 L6 — MASRIAEELREARSWSGACDLRPLDGNLLRWGGLLLPNNPPYSAGAFRFELTFSPHHPLSPPCATLRTSIYHPGVDAAGRVCQPLTSAQHWVPTTRAVQVLQDLLLLLDSPDTERVLRQELSRELRLQPELFWRRAEEHTRCHAEPRPDRPAP, encoded by the exons atGGCAAGCAGGATCGCCGAG GAGCTGCGGGAGGCACGGAGCTGGAGCGGAGCCTGCGACCTGCGGCCGCTGGACGGGAACCTGCTGCGGtggggggggctgctgctgccc AATAACCCCCCGTACAGCGCAGGAGCCTTCCGCTTCGAGCTGACCTTCTCCCCACACCACCCCCTGTCCCCGCCCTGTGCCACCCTCCGCACCAGCATCTATCACCCCGGCGTGGACGCCGCCGGCCGGGTCTGCCAGCCCCTCACCTCTGCGCAGCACTGGGTGCCCACCACCCGTGCCGTCCAAG tgctgcaggacctgctgctgctgctggacagccCAGACACGGAGCGGGTGCTGCGGCAGGAGCTGTCCCGGGAGCTGCGCCTGCAGCCGGAGCTGTTCTGGCGCCGGGCAGAGGAACACACTCGGTGCCACGCAGAGCCGCGCCCGGACCGCCCTGCGCCATGA